A genomic region of Dunckerocampus dactyliophorus isolate RoL2022-P2 chromosome 10, RoL_Ddac_1.1, whole genome shotgun sequence contains the following coding sequences:
- the gorab gene encoding RAB6-interacting golgin isoform X2: MSCEDCSRTGKNVRSPACANQDLPAGICSKGSGSEDCIASQNRDKTRLEQLQQEQKMMEERNRRKKALLAKTIAEKSKQTQAEAVKLKRIQKELQTLDDMVSNDVGILRGKIEQASWDYTAARKRYEKAETEYVMAKLDLHKKSEAKEQLTEHLCAIIQQNELRKALKLEELMHQLQLEATEEELERQKLEEEKTLASQRHETEELERKTVEGEKRESQRHGEEENGVTQSQEATVQCGPLEEERQEKDGAILPERQPMNETPPEQDLKVVPT, translated from the exons ATGAGCTGCGAAGATTGCAGCAGAACGGGAAAG AATGTGCGATCGCCAGCGTGCGCAAACCAAGACCTGCCAGCCGGAATCTGCAGCAAAGGCAGCGGGAGCGAAGATTGCATCGCGTCGCAGAA TCGAGACAAGACTCGCCTGGAGCAACTGCAACAGGAACAAAAGATGATGGAAGAGAGGAATAGGCGTAAGAAGGCTCTGCTCGCCAAAACCATCGCTGAGAA GTCCAAACAAACTCAAGCTGAGGCGGTGAAGCTGAAGAGAATTCAGAAGGAGCTGCAAACCCTTGACGACATGGTTTCTAACGACGTCGGCATTCTAAGAGGAAAGATAGAGCAAGCCAGCTGGGACTACACAGCTGCCAG AAAGCGCTACGAGAAGGCGGAGACAGAGTACGTGATGGCCAAGTTAGACCTTCACAAGAAGTCTGAGGCAAAGGAGCAGCTGACGGAGCACCTCTGTGCCATCATTCAACAAAACGAGCTGCGCAAAGCCCTCAAGCTGGAGGAACTGATGCATCAACTGCAGCTTGAGGCCACTGAGGAGGAGCTGGAACGGCAGAAGTTGGAAGAAGAGAAGACGTTAGCGTCACAGAGACATGAGACGGAGGAGCTGGAAAGGAAGACGGTGGAAGGAGAGAAGAGAGAGTCACAAAGACATGGGGAGGAGGAGAACGGTGTCACGCAGAGTCAGGAGGCAACAGTGCAATGCGGACCCTTAGAGGAAGAACGTCAGGAGAAGGATGGCGCCATCCTGCCAGAGCGCCAACCCATGAATGAAACACCCCCTGAACAAGACTTAAAAGTAGTACCGACGTAA
- the gorab gene encoding RAB6-interacting golgin isoform X1, translating into MSGWAGFSEDELRRLQQNGKECAIASVRKPRPASRNLQQRQRERRLHRVAEVSAGLCSNGLPPDQQLNKQPVEDEHIGAAAPAVKKEETTHEKCKEDVGEPLPAVKELDLQEIQLRDKTRLEQLQQEQKMMEERNRRKKALLAKTIAEKSKQTQAEAVKLKRIQKELQTLDDMVSNDVGILRGKIEQASWDYTAARKRYEKAETEYVMAKLDLHKKSEAKEQLTEHLCAIIQQNELRKALKLEELMHQLQLEATEEELERQKLEEEKTLASQRHETEELERKTVEGEKRESQRHGEEENGVTQSQEATVQCGPLEEERQEKDGAILPERQPMNETPPEQDLKVVPT; encoded by the exons ATGAGTGGATGGGCTGGATTTTCAGAAGATGAGCTGCGAAGATTGCAGCAGAACGGGAAAG AATGTGCGATCGCCAGCGTGCGCAAACCAAGACCTGCCAGCCGGAATCTGCAGCAAAGGCAGCGGGAGCGAAGATTGCATCGCGTCGCAGAAGTAAGTGCTGGGTTGTGTTCTAATGGACTACCACCGGACCAGCAGCTCAATAAACAGCCAGTGGAAGATGAACACATTGGTGCAGCAGCTCCGGCTGTCAAAAAGGAAGAAACGACACATGAAAAGTGTAAAGAAGATGTAGGGGAACCACTTCCGGCCGTGAAGGAGTTGGATCTACAAGAGATTCAACT TCGAGACAAGACTCGCCTGGAGCAACTGCAACAGGAACAAAAGATGATGGAAGAGAGGAATAGGCGTAAGAAGGCTCTGCTCGCCAAAACCATCGCTGAGAA GTCCAAACAAACTCAAGCTGAGGCGGTGAAGCTGAAGAGAATTCAGAAGGAGCTGCAAACCCTTGACGACATGGTTTCTAACGACGTCGGCATTCTAAGAGGAAAGATAGAGCAAGCCAGCTGGGACTACACAGCTGCCAG AAAGCGCTACGAGAAGGCGGAGACAGAGTACGTGATGGCCAAGTTAGACCTTCACAAGAAGTCTGAGGCAAAGGAGCAGCTGACGGAGCACCTCTGTGCCATCATTCAACAAAACGAGCTGCGCAAAGCCCTCAAGCTGGAGGAACTGATGCATCAACTGCAGCTTGAGGCCACTGAGGAGGAGCTGGAACGGCAGAAGTTGGAAGAAGAGAAGACGTTAGCGTCACAGAGACATGAGACGGAGGAGCTGGAAAGGAAGACGGTGGAAGGAGAGAAGAGAGAGTCACAAAGACATGGGGAGGAGGAGAACGGTGTCACGCAGAGTCAGGAGGCAACAGTGCAATGCGGACCCTTAGAGGAAGAACGTCAGGAGAAGGATGGCGCCATCCTGCCAGAGCGCCAACCCATGAATGAAACACCCCCTGAACAAGACTTAAAAGTAGTACCGACGTAA